TCGTCGGCAACGGCGTGTCCGAGCTGATCGTGATGGCGATGCAGGCGCTGCTGGACAATGGCGACGAAGTGCTGGTGCCGGCGCCGGACTATCCGCTGTGGACCGCCGCGGTGAGCCTGGCCGGCGGCCGCGCGGTGCACTATGTCTGCGACGAGGAGCAGGGCTGGTTCCCCAGCATCGACGACATCCGCGCCAAGATCACGCCGTCCACCCGCGCCATCGTCATCATCAACCCCAACAATCCGACCGGCGCGGTGTATCCGCCGGCGCTGCTGCAGCAGATCGTCGAAGTGGCGCGCCAGCATCAGCTGATCATCTACGCCGACGAGATTTACGACAAGGTGCTGTACGACGAGGTCAAGCACACCTCGATCGCGTCCCTGGCGCCGGACCTGTTCGTGGTGACCTTCAACGGCCTGTCGAAGAACTACCGCGCCTGCGGCTACCGCGCCGGCTGGTTGATCCTGTCCGGCGAGAAGAAGCACGCCAAGGATTACATCGAGGGCCTGAACATGCTGGCCTCGATGCGGCTGTGCGCCAACGTGCCGTCGCAGCACGCGATCCAGACCGCGCTGGGCGGCTACCAGAGCATCGACGACCTGGTGGCGCCGGGCGGCCGCCTGGCTCGCCAACGCGATCTGGCCCACAAGCTGCTGACCGACATCCCGGGCGTATCCTGCGCCAAGCCGCAGGGCGCGCTGTACCTGTTCCCGAAGCTCGATCCCAAGGTGTACCCGATCGCCGACGACCAGCAGTTCATTCTGGAGCTGCTGCAGCAGGAGAAGGTATTGCTGGTGCAGGGAACCGGCTTCAACTGGATTGCGCCCGATCACTTCCGCGTGGTATTCCTTCCCAACTCGGACGATCTGATCGAGGCTATCGGCCGCATCGCGCGCTTCCTGGAAAGCTACCGCAAGCGTCACGGCGCCGCCGAGTAAGCGTTTGACCTGGGGCGGCGGATTCTCCTTCGCCGCCCGAGGACCGCCCGGACAGGACGTGCCTGTCCAGACGGCCTTCGGCCGGAATAAAACCAGGGACTGAATGGAGATGTGCATGAAACCGATCAATATCGGCCTGCTGGGCGTGGGCACCGTAGGCGGCGGCACCGCCACCGTGCTGAAACGGAACGCCGGCGAAATCACCCGCCGCGCCGGCCGCGAGATCCGCCTGTTGGTGGCCGCCAGCCGCGACGCGGCTAAGGCGCGCGCCGCGCTGGGGCCTGAGGTGTCCGTGGTGGACGACGTGCATCAGGTCGTCGACAACCCAGAAGTGGACATCGTGGTCGAGCTGATCGGCGGCGACGCCATCGCCAAGGAGCTGGTGCTGAAGGCGATCGCAAACGGCAAGCACCTGGTCACCGCCAACAAGAAGCTGCTGGCGCTGCACGGCACCGAGATCTTCGCCCGCGCGCAGGAAAAAGGCGTGATGGTGGCGTTCGAAGCGGCGGTGGCCGGCGGCATCCCCATCATCAAGACCCTGCGCGAAGGCCTGGCGGCCAACCGCATCGAATGGATCGCCGGCATCATCAACGGCACCTCCAACTTCATCCTGACCGAAATGCGCGACAAGGGCGCCAGCTTCGCCGAGGTGCTGGCCCAGGCGCAGCAGCTGGGCTACGCCGAGGCGGACCCCACCTTCGACATCGAAGGCCACGACGCCGGCCACAAGCTGACCATCATGGCGGCGCTGGCCTTCGGCATCCCGATGCAGTTCGACCAGTGCTATCTGGAAGGCATCAGCAAGCTGGACGGCCGCGACATCCGCTACGCCGAGGAGCTGGGCTACCGCGTCAAGCTGCTGGGCCTCACCCGCCGCACCGACAAGGGCGTGGAGCTGCGCGTGCACCCGACGCTGATCCCGGAAGGCCGGCTGATCGCCAATGTCAACGGCGTGATGAACGCGGTGCTGGTCAAGGGCGACGCGCTGGGCCCGACGCTGTACTACGGCGCCGGCGCCGGCGCGCTGCCGACCGCGTCCGCGGTGGTGGCCGACATCGTCGACGTCACCCGCCTGCTGACTTCAGACCCGGAACACCGCGTGCCGCATCTCGCTTTCCAGCCGGACCAGCTGCAGGATCTGCCCATCCTGCCGATCGCCGAGGTGACCAGTTCCTACTACTTGCGGATCGGGGCGATCGATCGCGCCGGCGTGCTGGCCAACATCACCCGCCTGCTGGCGGAAAACGGCATCTCGATCGAAGCGCTGATCCAGAAGGGATCGATATCCGACGGCACCGCCGAAGTGGTGATTTTGACCCACCGCGTGCAGGAGAAGGCGATCGAACGCGCCATCGCCGGCATCGAGGCGCTGGACAGCGTGGACGGCAAAGTGGTGCGTCTGCGCATGGAAGAGTTGAATGACTAGGATCTGGAAAGCCGGCCTCTGCGCCGCCCTGCTGAGCGGCGGCGCCGCGGCGACGCCGCTCAGCCCCGGCCAGCATCAGTTGCTGCAGGGCTTCTTGATGCGCGGATGCGTCAAGCGCACGCCGGCTTCCGACGGCGTCGGCCTGCCCGGCAACGAACAGGTCCAGCGCTACTGCCAGTGCGCCAGCGAGAAGCTGGCCAGCACCTTCACCTCGGAAGAGGTGATGGGCGTGGTCACCGGCCAGATCAAGAAGGACGATCCGCGCGGCAAGCAAAGGTTGAAGGAAGCCTCCGCCGCCTGCGGCCAATACCTGGAACAACGTTGATGCGATATATCAGTACCCGCGGCGGCATGGCGCCGCTGCCCTTCTGTGAAACCGTGCTGATGGGCCTGGCGCCGGACGGCGGCCTGCTGCTGCCGGAGCGCTATCCCCGGATCGACCGCGCCACGCTGGATGCCTGGCGCGGCCTGGGCTACGCCGAACTGGCGTTCGAGATCATCCGCCTGTTCGCCGACGACATTCCGGCGGACGACCTGAAGGGCGTCGTCTCGCGCGCCTATCGCGTCGAAGTGTTCGGCAGCGAGGCCATCGCGCCGCTCAAGCGCCTGCATGACGGCCTGGCCATCCTGGGGCTGTCCAACGGCCCGACCCTGGCCTTCAAGGACATGGCGATGCAGTTCCTCGGCCAACTGTTCGAGTATGTGCTGGATAAGCGCGGCGAGACGCTTAACATCCTGGGCGCCACCTCCGGCGATACCGGCTCGGCCGCCGAATACGCGATGCGCGGCAAGCGCGGCATCAATGTGTTCATGCTGAGCCCGGACGGCAAGATGAGCGCCTTCCAGCGCGCGCAGATGTACAGCCTGCAGGACGAAAACATCCACAACATCGCCATCCAGGGCATGTTCGACGACTGCCAGGACATCGTGAAGGCGGTGCAGAACGACCACGCCTTCAAGGCGCGCCGCAAGATCGGCACCGTCAACTCGATCAACTGGGCTCGGGTCGTCGCTCAGGTGGTTTACTACTTCCACGGCTACTTCCGCGCGACCGCGAGCAACGACGAGCAAGTCAGCTTCTGCGTGCCGTCCGGCAACTTCGGCAATGTCTGCGCCGGCCATGTGGCGCGGCAGATGGGCTTGCCGGTGGAGCGGCTGATCGTCGCCACCAACGAAAACGACGTGCTGGACGAGTTCTTCCGCACCGGCCGCTACGCGCCGCGCGGCAGCGAGCGCACCTACGTCACCTCCAGTCCGTCGATGGACATCTCCAAGGCATCCAATTTCGAGCGCTTCGTGTTCGACTTGATGGGCCGCGACGGCGAGGCAGTGAAGCGGCTGTGGTCCGAGGTGGACGCCGGCGGCGGCTTCCAGCTGGATGCGGAAACGATGGGGCGGGTGCGCGACGCGTTCGGTTTCGTTTCCGGCAAGAGCGCGCACGCCGACCGCATCGCCACCATCCGACAAGTGGACGCCGAGGATGGCGTAGTGGTGGACACCCACACCGCCGACGGCATCAAGGTGGCCCGCGAACTGCGCCGTGAAGGCGAAACGGTCGTCTGCCTGGAAACCGCGCTGCCGGCCAAGTTCGCCGAAACCATACGCGAGGCGCTGGACCGCGAGCCGCCGCGCCCGGACGGTTTCGAGGCGTTGGAATCGTTGCCGCAGCGGGTAGTGATGCTGCCGGCGGACGCCGGCCAGGTGAAGGCGCTGATCGAAAAGACGCTGGGCTGAGTCCGGCGCGGCGTTCAGGCAAAAAAAACAGGCTCCCTCGGGAGCCTGTTTCGTTTTGGGCTAGGCGATCAGAACGACATGGCCACGCCGAGGTTGCCGCCGGTCTGGTTGCCGCCGCTCTTGCCGCTGGTGACGGTCAGCAGGCCGAAGGCGGTGACGCTCTTGCTGAAGTTGGCGCTGACGCCGGCGGTCCATTCCATCCAGTTGGCGTCCGGCTTGCCCAGATTGGTGGTCCAGTCGCCGACGGTGGTGGCGAGGCCGGCGGTCACGCCGCGGTCGTTCTGCTTGAACTCGTGGGCGAAGCTGACCTTGGCGTAGGGGCTGAATCTGCCGATGTCGGCATCCAGCTGCCAGCCGACCCGGCCTACCAGCGAGCTGACGTTCTGGCTGGAGAAGGACATGCTGCTGCTGTTGCCGCCTTGTTCGGCGAAGCCCGCCACTTTAGCGTAGGCGTAGTCCAGGCCGGCCACCGGGCCGGTGGCGACGCCGCGGTACTGGATGCGATAGCCGCCGGCGGCGCGCAGGCCGAACTGGGTGGAGCGGGTTTTGCCGCTGATGCCGACGCTGGCGGGCCCCAAGGCCACGTTGCGCTGGGTGTCGAGGTCGCCGGAGCCGACATGCAGGTCGCCGTCTACCCA
This genomic window from Chromobacterium phragmitis contains:
- a CDS encoding homoserine dehydrogenase → MKPINIGLLGVGTVGGGTATVLKRNAGEITRRAGREIRLLVAASRDAAKARAALGPEVSVVDDVHQVVDNPEVDIVVELIGGDAIAKELVLKAIANGKHLVTANKKLLALHGTEIFARAQEKGVMVAFEAAVAGGIPIIKTLREGLAANRIEWIAGIINGTSNFILTEMRDKGASFAEVLAQAQQLGYAEADPTFDIEGHDAGHKLTIMAALAFGIPMQFDQCYLEGISKLDGRDIRYAEELGYRVKLLGLTRRTDKGVELRVHPTLIPEGRLIANVNGVMNAVLVKGDALGPTLYYGAGAGALPTASAVVADIVDVTRLLTSDPEHRVPHLAFQPDQLQDLPILPIAEVTSSYYLRIGAIDRAGVLANITRLLAENGISIEALIQKGSISDGTAEVVILTHRVQEKAIERAIAGIEALDSVDGKVVRLRMEELND
- a CDS encoding pyridoxal phosphate-dependent aminotransferase codes for the protein MQPVHKSQKLSNVCYDIRGPVLEHAKKMEDEGHRIIKLNIGNPAPFGFFAPDELIEDVIANLPAASGYSDSKGLFAARKAIMHYAQQKHLPNVAMDDIIVGNGVSELIVMAMQALLDNGDEVLVPAPDYPLWTAAVSLAGGRAVHYVCDEEQGWFPSIDDIRAKITPSTRAIVIINPNNPTGAVYPPALLQQIVEVARQHQLIIYADEIYDKVLYDEVKHTSIASLAPDLFVVTFNGLSKNYRACGYRAGWLILSGEKKHAKDYIEGLNMLASMRLCANVPSQHAIQTALGGYQSIDDLVAPGGRLARQRDLAHKLLTDIPGVSCAKPQGALYLFPKLDPKVYPIADDQQFILELLQQEKVLLVQGTGFNWIAPDHFRVVFLPNSDDLIEAIGRIARFLESYRKRHGAAE
- the thrC gene encoding threonine synthase; this translates as MRYISTRGGMAPLPFCETVLMGLAPDGGLLLPERYPRIDRATLDAWRGLGYAELAFEIIRLFADDIPADDLKGVVSRAYRVEVFGSEAIAPLKRLHDGLAILGLSNGPTLAFKDMAMQFLGQLFEYVLDKRGETLNILGATSGDTGSAAEYAMRGKRGINVFMLSPDGKMSAFQRAQMYSLQDENIHNIAIQGMFDDCQDIVKAVQNDHAFKARRKIGTVNSINWARVVAQVVYYFHGYFRATASNDEQVSFCVPSGNFGNVCAGHVARQMGLPVERLIVATNENDVLDEFFRTGRYAPRGSERTYVTSSPSMDISKASNFERFVFDLMGRDGEAVKRLWSEVDAGGGFQLDAETMGRVRDAFGFVSGKSAHADRIATIRQVDAEDGVVVDTHTADGIKVARELRREGETVVCLETALPAKFAETIREALDREPPRPDGFEALESLPQRVVMLPADAGQVKALIEKTLG